One part of the Vicia villosa cultivar HV-30 ecotype Madison, WI linkage group LG6, Vvil1.0, whole genome shotgun sequence genome encodes these proteins:
- the LOC131611501 gene encoding zinc finger protein ZAT9-like, with amino-acid sequence MDKYKCKLCNRSFNNGRALGGHMRSHMMNLLVTKQEDSSRMIQLSFEGESTSSSSSSSEDDDDEKGLSYGLRENPKRSIRLVDQEFSFPPVDTSSVILQDVESESESSKNNPTRKRSKRVWKIRHFDQKYYNESSMKKVKFLNKNDSSSVIDHEPGSSVSDTTEEDVAFCLMKLSRDKWDRQNEQYEEYAEEEEIDDDDEDPEIEEDEEEEEIDRSLEESDESQELIKVNKSNNKVRKGKYKCETCNKVFKSYQALGGHRASHKKIKTNITIEESSPEFDVVEKKVHECPVCLRVFNSGQALGGHKRTHVMHGSTTSTTIPIFSTKKVGKSVIDLNLPAPIDEDEVSQIENSAVSDAEFVKTH; translated from the coding sequence ATGGACAAATACAAGTGCAAACTTTGTAATAGAAGCTTCAACAATGGAAGAGCATTGGGAGGTCACATGAGATCTCACATGATGAATCTTCTTGTTACAAAACAAGAAGATTCGTCAAGAATGATTCAACTTAGTTTTGAAGGTGaatcaacttcatcttcttcatcgtcATCCGAAGATGATGACGATGAAAAAGGTCTTAGTTATGGTCTTAGAGAGAATCCTAAGAGAAGCATTCGTCTTGTAGATCAAGAGTTCTCTTTTCCACCTGTGGATACAAGTTCGGTGATTCTTCAAGATGTAGAAAGTGAAAGTGAATCGTCGAAGAACAATCCGACTCGCAAAAGATCTAAAAGGGTATGGAAAATCCGTCACTTTGATCAAAAGTATTATAATGAATCTAGTATGAAAAAAGtgaagtttttaaataaaaatgactcTTCTTCCGTTATTGATCATGAACCGGGTAGTTCGGTTTCTGATacaacagaagaagatgttgcgTTTTGTCTAATGAAATTGTCAAGAGACAAATGGGATAGACAAAATGAGCAATACGAGGAGTacgcagaagaagaagaaatagatgATGATGACGAGGATCCTGAgatcgaagaagatgaagaagaggaagaaattgaTAGATCTttagaagagagtgatgaatctcAAGAGCTAATAAAAGTGAACAAGAGTAACAACAAAGTACGCAAAGGAAAATACAAATGTGAAACATGTAACAAAGTGTTTAAATCATATCAAGCATTAGGCGGACACCGCGCGAGTCACAAGAAGAttaaaacaaacataacaataGAAGAATCATCGCCCGAATTTGATGTTGTCGAGAAGAAAGTTCATGAATGTCCGGTTTGTCTTCGAGTTTTTAATTCCGGACAAGCACTTGGTGGACACAAAAGAACACATGTGATGCATggatcaacaacatcaacaacaattccaattTTTAGTACAAAAAAAGTTGGAAAAAGTGTTATAGATCTTAACCTCCCTGCACCAATTGATGAAGATGAGGTTAGTCAAATTGAGAATTCTGCTGTTTCAGATGCTGAATTTGTCAAAACTCATTAG